The Pygocentrus nattereri isolate fPygNat1 chromosome 17, fPygNat1.pri, whole genome shotgun sequence genome window below encodes:
- the LOC108410846 gene encoding heat shock protein beta-1-like, translated as MAERQIPFTTLRQPSWDPFHDWQHSSRIFDQAFGMPVLPEELFCWPGSHWAGYLRPPGSMMDAGLFPQNPFARTLARQLSGGLADVKQSQDQWKVSMDVNQFTPEELTVKTKDGMVEITGKHEERRDEHGYVSRSFTRKYTLPPGVDAEKVTSSLSPDGVLNIEAPLPKPALQGAEKFIPVSQAKK; from the exons ATGGCTGAGAGACAGATTCCCTTCACAACGCTGCGCCAGCCTAGCTGGGATCCTTTCCATGACTGGCAGCACAGCAGCCGGATCTTTGACCAGGCCTTCGGGATGCCAGTCTTGCCGGAGGAGCTCTTCTGTTGGCCCGGAAGCCACTGGGCAGGTTATCTCCGTCCCCCAGGCTCCATGATGGACGCTGGACTCTTCCCCCAAAACCCATTTGCACGCACGTTGGCCCGCCAGCTCAGTGGAGGCCTGGCTGATGTGAAGCAAAGCCAAGACCAATGGAAGGTCAGCATGGATGTCAATCAGTTCACCCCCGAGGAACTGACGGTCAAAACCAAGGATGGAATGGTGGAAATCACTG GCAAACATGAGGAGCGCAGAGACGAGCATGGATACGTGTCCAGAAGCTTCACCAGGAAATATAC TCTCCCTCCTGGAGTGGACGCTGAGAAGGTcacctcctccctctctcctgacGGCGTGCTGAACATTGAGGCTCCTCTGCCTAAGCCTGCACTTCAGGGTGCCGAAAAATTCATCCCTGTGTCTCAAGCCAAGAAATAA